A window from Leptothermofonsia sichuanensis E412 encodes these proteins:
- the glnA gene encoding type I glutamate--ammonia ligase, with product MATPQEILEWIKRDNIQMIDLKFIDMPGIWQHLTLYHNMIDESSFTDGVAFDGSSIRGWKAINDSDMAMVPDPDTAWIDPFMEEPTLSLICSIKEPRTGEPYSRDPRSIAQKALDYLKSTGIGDVAYFGPEAEFFVFDDVRFDQTQSSGYYFVDSVEGRWNSGREEPGGNLGYKPRYKEGYFPVAPTDTLQDIRTEMLLTMAKCGVPIEKHHHEVATGGQCELGFRFAALVNAADYLMTYKYCIKNVAKKYGKSVTFMPKPLFNDNGTGMHCHQSIWSNGQPTFYGKGGYADLSETALHYIGGLLKHAPALLALTNPTTNSYKRLVPGFEAPVNLAYSQGNRSASIRIPLSGDNPKAKRLEFRCPDASCNPYLAFAAMLCAGIDGIKNKIDPGDPLDVDIYDLSPEELAKVPSTPGSLMDALKNLEADHEFLTAGGVFTEDFINTWISYKLDNEVIPMSIRPHPYEFALYYDV from the coding sequence ATGGCAACCCCGCAGGAAATTCTGGAATGGATTAAGCGCGATAACATCCAGATGATTGATCTGAAGTTCATCGATATGCCAGGGATCTGGCAGCACCTGACGCTGTACCACAACATGATCGATGAGAGTAGCTTCACGGATGGCGTTGCCTTCGATGGATCTAGTATCCGGGGTTGGAAAGCCATCAATGACTCAGACATGGCAATGGTGCCCGATCCAGATACAGCCTGGATTGATCCCTTCATGGAAGAGCCAACCTTAAGCCTGATTTGCAGCATTAAGGAACCACGGACTGGTGAACCCTACAGCCGTGACCCCCGGTCCATTGCCCAGAAAGCACTCGATTACCTGAAATCGACTGGAATTGGTGATGTTGCCTACTTTGGTCCAGAGGCTGAATTCTTTGTCTTCGACGATGTTCGCTTTGATCAGACCCAAAGTTCAGGCTATTACTTTGTTGACAGTGTTGAAGGACGATGGAACTCTGGTCGGGAGGAACCCGGTGGCAACCTGGGCTACAAACCTCGCTACAAAGAAGGCTACTTCCCAGTGGCTCCTACCGATACGTTGCAAGACATCCGCACCGAAATGTTGTTGACCATGGCGAAGTGTGGAGTTCCCATTGAAAAGCACCACCACGAAGTCGCTACCGGTGGGCAGTGCGAACTCGGTTTTCGGTTTGCGGCTCTGGTCAATGCAGCTGACTACCTGATGACGTATAAATACTGCATCAAGAATGTTGCCAAGAAGTATGGCAAATCCGTAACCTTCATGCCCAAGCCGTTGTTCAACGATAACGGTACCGGGATGCACTGCCACCAGTCTATCTGGAGCAATGGTCAACCCACCTTCTATGGCAAGGGTGGCTATGCAGATTTAAGTGAAACAGCGCTGCACTATATTGGAGGGCTACTGAAGCACGCTCCAGCACTGCTGGCACTGACTAACCCAACCACCAACTCTTACAAGCGTCTGGTTCCCGGGTTTGAGGCTCCAGTGAACCTGGCGTACTCTCAGGGCAACCGTTCTGCATCCATTCGAATTCCGCTGTCTGGCGACAACCCCAAAGCCAAGCGTCTGGAATTCCGCTGTCCAGATGCCTCTTGCAACCCCTACCTGGCATTTGCAGCCATGCTTTGTGCTGGTATTGATGGCATTAAGAACAAGATTGATCCGGGCGATCCTTTAGATGTTGATATCTATGACCTTAGCCCTGAAGAACTGGCAAAAGTGCCCTCCACGCCGGGTTCACTGATGGATGCGCTGAAGAATCTGGAAGCTGACCATGAATTCTTAACCGCTGGTGGCGTGTTCACGGAAGACTTCATCAATACCTGGATCAGCTACAAACTCGACAACGAGGTGATTCCGATGAGCATTCGCCCTCACCCCTATGAGTTTGCGCTTTACTACGATGTCTAA
- the trxA gene encoding thioredoxin yields MTVKKQFGSFQEMLASSDLPVLVDFYATWCGPCQMMATILEQVNAQMNHQLRIVKIDTEKYPQLASTYQVHALPTLVLFKHGQPVERIEGVLPPEQLIQRLRRLV; encoded by the coding sequence ATGACGGTAAAGAAACAATTTGGCAGCTTTCAGGAAATGTTAGCAAGTTCTGATCTGCCAGTTCTGGTTGATTTCTATGCGACCTGGTGTGGTCCCTGTCAGATGATGGCAACCATTCTGGAGCAGGTAAATGCCCAGATGAACCACCAGTTAAGGATCGTCAAAATTGACACAGAGAAATATCCTCAACTGGCGTCTACTTACCAGGTTCATGCCCTACCCACTCTGGTTCTGTTTAAACACGGACAGCCTGTAGAGCGAATTGAGGGTGTATTGCCCCCAGAGCAACTGATTCAGCGATTGCGGAGGTTGGTTTGA
- a CDS encoding LuxR C-terminal-related transcriptional regulator — protein sequence MLSQLERTENTIQINPLLLQGVLEGMTDGILILSEEGDVVYHNYYAHSICQQLDPEKTINQGIPEAIWRNCQALIDSRDIYSDQPVVIESDLSLSPSRVYRIRVRWLVLEDPQRPYLVVLLEDRCQSSHNRALAEAILYNLTPRQAEVWLLRRAGFSYQQIAVELFITVNTVKRHMKEIHVKRKMAIDPEYSEPPRVEAGYC from the coding sequence ATGCTGAGTCAACTCGAACGAACTGAAAATACTATCCAAATTAATCCCTTACTGCTGCAAGGGGTGCTGGAAGGCATGACTGACGGCATCCTCATTTTGTCTGAGGAAGGTGATGTAGTTTATCACAACTACTATGCTCATAGTATTTGCCAGCAGCTAGATCCGGAGAAAACGATTAATCAGGGGATTCCTGAAGCAATCTGGCGGAACTGTCAGGCGTTGATTGACAGCCGCGACATTTACTCAGATCAACCTGTTGTGATTGAGTCTGATCTTAGCCTCAGTCCATCCAGGGTATATCGAATTCGGGTCCGGTGGCTGGTACTGGAGGATCCTCAACGCCCTTACCTGGTTGTTTTGCTGGAGGATCGCTGCCAATCATCCCACAACCGGGCACTGGCGGAAGCAATCCTGTACAACCTGACTCCCCGGCAAGCAGAGGTGTGGCTACTGCGCCGTGCAGGGTTCAGCTATCAGCAGATAGCAGTTGAGCTGTTTATTACGGTCAATACTGTGAAGCGCCACATGAAAGAAATTCACGTTAAGCGAAAAATGGCGATTGACCCTGAGTATTCAGAACCACCCAGGGTAGAGGCAGGGTATTGCTGA
- a CDS encoding metallophosphoesterase has protein sequence MKFVTDPPIATKIQKMRQRVRWQELLIQQRQIDQTCLVLDDGEDKPDFSFLVIGDSGSGPHRGHHPQRKVAERMLPHRSDCRFILHTGDVVYLVGSSEYYLKNFIEPYREFLVGGDQPRQIAYDQMVFNLPFLPVPGNHDYYDLPCVYGLLAQVALPLRWLLKSQLDLDIGWHGSRQGNAYARAFLDYLRAFHPLSELEQHLDQHYTAQTRNGLCLRYQPGYFTRLPNRYYTFRAGGIDFFALDSTTFNEPAPLPTTPDGIDFRRLLENQRADLEQQTQAIYETSARLDPNKAEDSEQLDDLSAKLEQLAEAKRDIDKQLNGRSGNVVDIEQLDWLQQRLIESWHTESVRGRVLFFHHPPYVTEATKWYQAQTLTVRRHLRGVLDAVAAAVGEGTRGQPVVDLVLNGHAHCLEHLRTLDTGHADAHINWLICGGSGFSLRRQRQEGPYLMEAFGQSSQTDVRPVAQSLLFIGRSGQGSQKRRPYSALRIDVKNGRPPKFVVHPLVSERFQRQWHDLEIAPFVI, from the coding sequence ATGAAATTTGTGACCGATCCACCGATCGCCACTAAAATTCAGAAAATGCGCCAGCGTGTCCGCTGGCAGGAGCTGCTGATCCAGCAACGACAAATTGACCAGACGTGCCTTGTGCTGGATGACGGGGAAGACAAGCCTGACTTCTCCTTCCTGGTTATCGGCGACAGTGGTTCTGGACCCCATCGGGGCCACCATCCCCAACGCAAAGTAGCCGAGCGAATGCTGCCCCATCGATCCGACTGTCGCTTCATTCTCCACACGGGTGATGTTGTTTATCTGGTCGGGTCAAGCGAATACTATCTCAAAAATTTCATTGAACCCTATCGGGAATTTTTGGTGGGAGGTGACCAACCCCGGCAGATTGCCTACGACCAGATGGTATTCAACCTGCCATTTTTACCTGTTCCGGGAAACCATGATTACTACGACCTTCCCTGTGTATACGGGCTGCTGGCACAGGTAGCTCTCCCTCTGCGCTGGCTACTTAAATCTCAACTTGATCTGGATATCGGCTGGCACGGCTCAAGACAGGGAAATGCTTACGCCCGCGCTTTTCTAGACTACTTGCGAGCATTCCATCCCCTGTCTGAACTGGAGCAACACCTGGATCAACATTACACCGCCCAAACCAGGAATGGACTCTGTCTGCGCTACCAGCCCGGTTACTTTACCCGCCTGCCCAATCGCTACTACACCTTTCGAGCAGGTGGCATCGATTTTTTTGCTCTTGATTCCACAACCTTCAACGAACCCGCTCCACTGCCCACTACACCCGATGGCATTGACTTTCGACGGTTGTTAGAAAACCAGCGGGCTGATCTGGAGCAACAAACTCAGGCGATTTATGAAACCTCTGCCCGGCTTGACCCGAATAAAGCAGAAGACTCAGAACAGCTTGATGATTTGAGTGCAAAATTAGAGCAACTGGCGGAGGCAAAACGGGACATTGATAAACAGTTGAATGGGAGAAGCGGAAATGTGGTTGACATCGAGCAGCTTGACTGGCTTCAGCAGCGCCTGATTGAATCCTGGCATACAGAGTCGGTGCGAGGGCGAGTACTTTTCTTCCACCATCCACCCTATGTAACTGAGGCAACAAAGTGGTACCAGGCACAAACTCTGACCGTCCGTCGCCACCTGCGGGGAGTGCTGGATGCAGTGGCGGCAGCAGTAGGGGAAGGAACCCGGGGGCAGCCTGTGGTTGATCTGGTGCTCAATGGTCATGCTCACTGCCTGGAGCATCTCCGCACGCTGGATACTGGCCATGCAGATGCCCATATCAACTGGCTCATCTGTGGCGGCAGTGGGTTTAGTCTGCGGCGGCAGCGGCAAGAGGGTCCTTATTTGATGGAAGCGTTTGGGCAATCCAGTCAGACTGATGTTCGTCCAGTTGCTCAATCGCTTCTGTTTATTGGGCGATCGGGACAGGGTTCACAGAAGCGGCGTCCCTACTCCGCCTTACGAATTGATGTAAAAAATGGTCGTCCACCCAAGTTTGTGGTGCACCCGTTGGTGTCAGAGCGGTTTCAGCGTCAGTGGCATGATCTAGAAATCGCCCCCTTTGTGATATGA
- a CDS encoding MFS transporter, translated as MSRNFWITVLIAFANSISFTILIPVIYLYGKQLGLTDFQTSLLFSIYSGAQFFATPVIGKLSDRFGRKPLLIISLTGTVIANFVAGTASSASILFFARFLDGITGGNVSVSQAVVSDVVPPQERAKAFGIYSALTFGLGFILGPATSLLAQQVSLGASFLVSSAIALIALLVTLFFLPETVQTRAARAQNIFDLGLGNLVKGLRLPGIGILLIINFLIGTTFTIFTFAFQPYFIQVLGQNSQSLTLLFVTFGSLTMIMQTRGIAWLTQKFSLVSILFLGICVRSLSFMLMPLIPNIIYFVAVSILFSLFNSLVQPMITTLISLNAKPEIQGTALGLNASYLNVSNAFGPVIAGMIINQSNPITYGYPLYLAGVLTFAVLLFAIATRHRYIPGQVSDS; from the coding sequence ATGAGCCGTAATTTTTGGATCACTGTTCTGATTGCGTTTGCAAATTCAATCAGTTTTACCATTCTGATTCCAGTCATTTACCTGTATGGCAAGCAGCTTGGACTGACTGATTTTCAAACCAGCTTGCTGTTTTCTATCTATTCGGGTGCTCAATTTTTTGCCACGCCTGTGATTGGTAAACTGTCCGATCGCTTTGGACGCAAACCCCTACTGATCATTAGTTTGACCGGCACAGTGATTGCAAATTTTGTGGCTGGAACCGCCAGCAGCGCCAGTATTCTGTTCTTTGCCCGGTTTCTGGATGGGATTACGGGGGGAAATGTTTCCGTCTCCCAGGCGGTTGTTTCCGATGTGGTGCCCCCCCAGGAGCGGGCAAAGGCATTTGGGATTTACAGTGCGCTCACCTTTGGGCTGGGATTTATTTTGGGTCCGGCAACCAGTTTGCTGGCGCAGCAGGTTTCTCTGGGAGCAAGCTTTCTGGTATCAAGCGCGATCGCCCTGATTGCCCTACTGGTCACGCTCTTTTTTCTGCCAGAAACAGTCCAAACCAGAGCTGCCAGAGCACAAAATATTTTTGATCTGGGGTTAGGAAATCTGGTCAAAGGACTGCGGCTGCCAGGAATTGGGATTCTGTTGATTATCAATTTTTTGATTGGCACCACTTTTACCATTTTCACCTTTGCTTTTCAACCTTACTTCATTCAAGTGCTGGGACAAAACAGCCAGTCTCTAACGTTGCTGTTTGTGACGTTTGGCAGCCTGACCATGATCATGCAAACCAGAGGAATTGCCTGGCTAACCCAAAAATTTAGTCTGGTATCAATTCTGTTTCTGGGAATCTGCGTGCGTAGTTTGTCCTTTATGCTGATGCCCCTGATCCCCAATATTATTTACTTTGTGGCGGTCAGCATCTTGTTTTCCTTGTTCAATTCACTGGTTCAACCGATGATTACAACGCTGATCTCGCTTAATGCTAAACCAGAAATTCAAGGAACAGCCCTCGGTCTAAATGCCTCCTACCTTAATGTGTCCAACGCCTTTGGTCCAGTGATTGCTGGTATGATCATCAATCAATCCAACCCAATCACCTATGGGTATCCCCTGTATCTGGCTGGAGTCCTTACCTTCGCTGTGCTGCTGTTTGCGATTGCAACCCGCCATCGATACATACCCGGTCAGGTTTCTGACTCATAA
- a CDS encoding cation diffusion facilitator family transporter — protein sequence MVIDNRSEVRRVLLITLLLNLFVMGLKAFVGWLTGSLSLVADALHSVTDGANNVLGLVASRFSSPHPDRDHPYGHQKFEAIGALGIAAFLGIACFQILQGAIERILSPNREPVTISASELWLLLIVLGVNIFVAFYERHVGYRVGSPILIADARHTMSDIWVTIAVLGGLIGIWIWNFQWLDVVLAFPVALMVFWSGWTVIRENLPWLVDEMAIAPEAIHAVALQVEGVINCHAIASRGVVGRQIFIEMHLVVNATDVETAHRITEEVEARLEERFGPARILIHVEPPSYQENHISYESET from the coding sequence GTGGTCATCGATAACCGTTCTGAAGTGCGCAGGGTGTTGCTGATTACATTACTGCTGAACCTGTTTGTCATGGGTTTAAAGGCATTTGTGGGCTGGTTGACAGGTTCTCTCAGTTTGGTGGCAGATGCGTTGCATAGTGTGACAGATGGGGCAAATAACGTGCTGGGTCTGGTTGCCAGCCGGTTTTCATCACCGCACCCCGATCGCGACCATCCCTATGGACACCAGAAGTTTGAAGCTATAGGGGCACTGGGAATTGCAGCTTTTTTGGGGATTGCCTGCTTTCAGATTTTGCAGGGGGCCATTGAACGCATCCTGTCCCCCAATCGTGAGCCTGTGACTATTTCGGCTTCCGAACTGTGGTTACTGTTGATTGTGCTGGGAGTCAATATTTTTGTGGCGTTTTACGAGCGTCATGTTGGTTATCGGGTGGGTAGTCCCATTCTGATTGCTGATGCCAGGCACACGATGAGCGACATCTGGGTGACGATCGCCGTTTTGGGTGGGTTGATTGGGATCTGGATCTGGAATTTTCAGTGGCTGGATGTGGTGTTAGCGTTTCCAGTTGCCCTGATGGTGTTCTGGAGTGGCTGGACGGTTATCCGGGAGAATCTGCCCTGGCTGGTGGACGAGATGGCGATCGCCCCGGAAGCCATTCACGCGGTTGCTTTGCAGGTAGAGGGGGTAATTAATTGTCATGCGATCGCCTCTCGTGGAGTGGTGGGACGGCAGATCTTCATTGAGATGCATTTAGTTGTGAATGCAACCGATGTCGAAACCGCTCACCGGATTACAGAAGAGGTTGAAGCCCGGTTGGAAGAACGGTTTGGTCCTGCCCGCATTTTGATCCACGTTGAACCCCCCTCCTATCAGGAAAATCACATCAGTTATGAGTCAGAAACCTGA
- a CDS encoding DUF4327 family protein, with product MLQSAQYSLDMIQDEARELVNKGVVSRQQPIYILCQFIPPREWACIECELERCNFLLRDRIGDLMGREEWEND from the coding sequence ATGCTTCAGTCTGCACAGTACTCATTAGACATGATTCAGGACGAGGCGCGTGAACTCGTCAATAAAGGAGTCGTCAGCCGTCAGCAACCCATCTATATCCTCTGCCAGTTCATCCCTCCGCGCGAATGGGCTTGCATTGAGTGCGAGCTTGAGCGCTGTAACTTTTTGTTAAGAGATCGAATTGGTGACTTGATGGGTCGTGAAGAGTGGGAAAACGACTAA
- the pdxA gene encoding 4-hydroxythreonine-4-phosphate dehydrogenase PdxA encodes MVDTTAGVADFRPHLAITVGDPAGIGPEVILKALADTQGLQRSLVTVVGSRPWLEQTYRQLRALNPDLPLADPAQLTILDISDPTLERTIAPGKESAASGAASFHYLEVAIAHTLRGKFDGIVTGPIAKSAWKAAGHHYPGQTERLAEMAGVKRFGMLFVARSPYTGWTLRTLLATTHIPLRQVPDTLTPELMTCKLDLLVECLQQDFGIEQPKIAISGLNPHSGEQGQLGWEEQTWLIPWLESSRCRLSHVQLEGPVPPDTLWVKPGQGWFGVGSTADARFHERPAGTALHSPAKNPNLNFNLSNLADAYLALYHDQGLIPVKLMAFDRAVNSSIGLPFVRTSPDHGTAFDIAGKGIASASSMNAAIQLATDLVQQRQRTFSFSRD; translated from the coding sequence ATGGTTGACACCACGGCTGGAGTTGCAGACTTTCGTCCCCATCTGGCGATCACAGTGGGCGATCCGGCAGGAATTGGACCTGAAGTAATTTTGAAAGCTCTGGCAGATACTCAAGGATTACAGAGGAGCCTGGTAACAGTGGTAGGGAGTCGCCCCTGGCTAGAGCAAACCTATCGCCAATTAAGAGCACTCAACCCCGACCTGCCCCTGGCTGATCCGGCTCAGTTGACCATTCTGGATATCTCCGATCCGACTCTGGAGAGAACGATCGCGCCAGGTAAAGAGAGTGCCGCCAGCGGAGCAGCCAGTTTCCATTACCTGGAAGTCGCGATCGCCCACACACTGCGGGGCAAATTTGACGGTATTGTTACTGGCCCAATTGCCAAATCTGCCTGGAAAGCCGCCGGACATCATTACCCCGGGCAAACGGAACGACTGGCAGAAATGGCTGGGGTCAAGCGGTTTGGCATGTTATTTGTGGCGCGATCGCCTTACACTGGCTGGACCCTGCGCACCCTGCTGGCGACAACCCACATTCCTCTGCGTCAGGTGCCAGATACGCTGACACCAGAATTAATGACCTGCAAGCTGGATTTACTGGTGGAATGTTTACAGCAAGACTTTGGAATTGAGCAACCGAAAATTGCGATTTCTGGACTCAACCCCCACAGTGGCGAACAGGGACAACTGGGCTGGGAAGAACAGACCTGGCTCATTCCCTGGCTGGAGTCCAGCCGATGTCGTTTAAGCCATGTCCAGCTTGAGGGACCCGTCCCCCCCGACACCCTCTGGGTCAAGCCCGGTCAGGGCTGGTTTGGGGTGGGGAGCACGGCGGATGCGAGGTTCCATGAGCGACCCGCTGGGACAGCCCTTCATTCTCCGGCCAAGAACCCAAATCTAAACTTTAATCTCTCAAATCTGGCAGACGCCTATTTAGCCCTGTATCATGACCAGGGGTTGATCCCGGTAAAACTGATGGCATTTGATCGAGCTGTGAATAGTTCGATTGGCTTACCTTTTGTGCGCACTTCCCCTGACCACGGCACAGCTTTTGATATTGCTGGGAAAGGGATTGCCAGTGCCAGCAGTATGAATGCCGCCATCCAACTGGCCACCGATCTGGTCCAGCAACGGCAAAGGACCTTCTCTTTCAGCCGAGACTGA
- the petM gene encoding cytochrome b6-f complex subunit PetM yields the protein MSGEIFNAAILSFILVLIGLSLGFLMLKIQGGEE from the coding sequence ATGTCTGGTGAAATCTTCAACGCGGCTATCCTGTCCTTCATTCTCGTCCTGATTGGTCTAAGCCTCGGCTTTCTGATGCTCAAAATTCAGGGTGGGGAGGAGTGA
- a CDS encoding ArsR/SmtB family transcription factor, whose product MVRSKSASDYTTSNSSSAKTKDELNCTVQHPIDLAHVRQLHRDILSVDKSQRMAEFFSLLGDPNRLRIVSALAIQELCVCDLAAAVRMSESAVSHQLRALRAMRLVGYRKQGRNVFYYLKDSHVLNLYREVAEHLDETDDGKDES is encoded by the coding sequence ATGGTTCGCTCTAAATCGGCTTCTGATTACACGACCTCTAACAGCTCATCCGCAAAAACAAAGGATGAACTGAACTGTACGGTTCAACACCCGATTGATCTGGCTCATGTCCGTCAATTGCATCGGGACATCCTGAGTGTTGATAAGTCTCAGCGCATGGCAGAATTCTTCAGTCTGCTGGGAGATCCTAACCGGCTGCGGATCGTTTCTGCGCTGGCAATTCAGGAGTTGTGTGTCTGTGACCTGGCAGCCGCCGTCAGAATGAGTGAGTCAGCGGTTTCTCATCAACTCCGTGCTTTGCGGGCAATGCGGCTGGTTGGCTATCGCAAGCAGGGGCGAAATGTGTTCTATTACCTGAAAGACAGTCATGTGTTGAATCTCTACCGGGAAGTGGCAGAACATCTGGATGAGACGGATGATGGGAAGGATGAAAGCTGA
- a CDS encoding SDR family oxidoreductase: MNLLIVGATGTLGRQITRRALDEGYQVRCLVRSFKKAAFLKEWGAELVSGDICDPETLKPALVGVTAVIDAATTRATDSLSVKQVDWEGKLNLINAAKAANVERFIFFSILDAEKYPNVPLMEIKRCTETYLAESGLGYTILRPCGFMQGLIGQYAIPILEGQAVWVMGDTSPIAYMDTQDIARFAIQALKVPETINRSFPVVGPRAWGAYEIIRLCERLSGKEAKVSRMPIGLLRGVRNVTRFFQWTWNVSDRLAFTEVVGTGKPLTAPMDEVYATFGLDSHATTTLEAYMQDYFSRILKKLKELDYEKSKKKEKRKYPRF; this comes from the coding sequence ATGAACCTATTAATCGTCGGTGCAACTGGCACCTTAGGAAGGCAGATCACCCGTCGCGCTCTGGATGAGGGATACCAGGTTCGCTGCCTGGTTCGCAGCTTTAAGAAAGCCGCCTTTCTCAAAGAGTGGGGGGCGGAACTGGTCTCCGGTGATATCTGTGACCCTGAGACGCTGAAGCCTGCGCTGGTAGGCGTCACCGCTGTGATTGATGCGGCCACTACTCGCGCCACAGATTCTCTCAGCGTCAAACAGGTGGACTGGGAAGGGAAATTAAATTTAATCAATGCGGCAAAGGCAGCCAATGTAGAACGCTTTATTTTCTTTTCAATTCTGGATGCTGAAAAGTACCCCAATGTTCCGTTGATGGAAATTAAGCGTTGCACAGAGACTTATCTGGCAGAGTCGGGGCTGGGCTATACCATTCTGCGGCCCTGTGGCTTCATGCAGGGCTTAATTGGTCAATATGCCATTCCTATTCTGGAAGGACAGGCTGTCTGGGTGATGGGAGATACGTCTCCGATCGCCTACATGGATACCCAGGACATTGCCAGGTTTGCCATTCAAGCCCTTAAAGTGCCCGAAACCATCAATCGGTCCTTTCCGGTAGTGGGTCCCCGTGCCTGGGGAGCTTACGAAATCATTCGACTGTGTGAACGGCTGTCTGGTAAAGAGGCAAAGGTTTCGCGGATGCCGATTGGACTGCTGAGAGGCGTTCGCAATGTTACCCGCTTCTTTCAATGGACCTGGAACGTTTCTGATCGACTGGCGTTTACTGAAGTGGTGGGTACAGGCAAACCCCTCACCGCTCCGATGGATGAAGTGTACGCGACCTTTGGGCTGGACTCCCATGCAACGACGACACTGGAAGCTTACATGCAGGACTATTTCAGCCGAATTTTGAAAAAATTAAAGGAATTGGATTACGAAAAATCCAAGAAAAAAGAAAAGCGCAAATATCCGAGATTTTAG
- a CDS encoding NAD(+) kinase, which produces MPKAGIIYNDIKPIACRTAEELKDKLISWGWEVYMATGVGGILGYSSPNRPVCHTAINHLNPPGFDGDMSFAVVLGGDGTVLSACRQVAPYGIPLLTVNTGHMGFLTETYLNQLPQAIEHVVEDCYQIEERAMLTVQLFRDDLLLWEALCLNEMVIHREPLTSMCHFEVQIGNHARVDIAADGLIISTPTGSTAYSLSAGGPVVTPNVPVLQLVPICPHSLASRALVFADTEPVTIFPANHNQLVMVVDGNGGCYIMPDDQVRMQRSPYAARFIRLGPPEFFRVLREKLGWGLPHIAKPTSVELP; this is translated from the coding sequence GTGCCTAAAGCTGGCATTATTTACAACGATATCAAACCGATTGCCTGCCGAACGGCTGAAGAGCTAAAGGACAAGTTGATTTCCTGGGGATGGGAAGTCTATATGGCAACCGGAGTCGGCGGTATTTTGGGTTACTCCAGCCCAAACCGCCCCGTCTGTCATACAGCCATTAACCACCTCAATCCACCGGGATTTGATGGAGATATGTCCTTTGCCGTTGTTTTAGGCGGCGATGGTACAGTCCTATCTGCCTGTCGTCAGGTTGCCCCCTATGGCATTCCACTGCTGACAGTCAATACCGGACATATGGGCTTCTTGACCGAAACCTATCTCAATCAACTGCCGCAGGCGATTGAGCATGTGGTAGAAGACTGCTACCAGATTGAAGAACGGGCCATGCTGACCGTCCAACTCTTTCGGGACGACCTTTTGCTCTGGGAAGCCCTCTGTTTGAATGAGATGGTTATTCATCGGGAACCCTTGACCAGTATGTGCCATTTTGAGGTGCAAATTGGCAATCATGCCCGCGTTGACATTGCCGCAGATGGATTGATCATCTCAACCCCGACCGGGTCTACTGCCTACTCCCTTTCCGCTGGAGGTCCGGTTGTGACCCCAAATGTGCCTGTGTTGCAGTTGGTTCCAATCTGTCCCCATTCCCTGGCGTCCCGTGCGCTGGTGTTTGCTGACACAGAGCCAGTTACGATTTTCCCTGCTAACCACAACCAACTGGTTATGGTCGTGGATGGCAATGGCGGCTGCTATATTATGCCCGATGACCAGGTCAGGATGCAGCGATCGCCCTATGCTGCCCGCTTTATTCGGCTGGGTCCTCCCGAATTTTTCCGTGTTCTGCGTGAAAAACTGGGCTGGGGACTACCCCACATTGCCAAACCCACCTCAGTAGAATTGCCTTAG
- the nblR gene encoding response regulator transcription factor NblR encodes MNSTAEPGPSVLLVETDEALARHVSLDLQESGYDTVVAQDATNGLRQASEMHPSLIVVDRMLSGESGLWFCNRLRSLGNHTPVLLLMARDTVDDRVACLEAGADDYFLKPYRSDEFLKLVRLYLQPDSPSNEKLRFGDLVLDLSTRRAIRNGRAIDLTMKEFDLLKYLMEHPREVLTREQILENVWGYDFVGESNVIEVYIRYLRLKIEDEGEKRLIQTVRGVGYVMRES; translated from the coding sequence ATGAACTCTACTGCTGAGCCGGGTCCTTCTGTGTTGCTGGTTGAAACGGATGAAGCGCTGGCAAGGCATGTCAGCCTTGACCTGCAAGAGTCAGGCTATGACACCGTGGTGGCTCAGGATGCGACAAATGGGCTGCGTCAAGCTTCAGAAATGCACCCATCCCTGATTGTGGTAGACCGGATGCTGTCGGGAGAATCGGGGTTGTGGTTTTGTAATCGGCTGCGATCGCTGGGAAACCATACGCCAGTATTGTTGCTAATGGCGCGTGATACTGTGGACGATCGGGTAGCCTGTCTGGAAGCTGGAGCAGATGACTACTTCCTCAAGCCCTATCGTAGCGATGAGTTCCTAAAACTGGTGCGTCTGTATCTGCAACCGGACAGTCCCAGCAACGAGAAATTGAGGTTTGGTGACCTGGTTCTGGATCTTTCGACTCGACGGGCGATTCGTAATGGACGGGCGATCGATCTGACCATGAAAGAGTTTGACTTGCTCAAGTACCTGATGGAACACCCCCGTGAAGTATTAACTCGCGAACAGATTCTGGAAAATGTCTGGGGCTATGATTTTGTCGGTGAATCCAATGTAATTGAAGTCTACATTCGTTATCTGCGGCTCAAGATTGAGGACGAAGGTGAAAAACGCCTGATCCAGACCGTTCGTGGCGTTGGTTATGTGATGCGCGAGTCTTGA